A window of Pomacea canaliculata isolate SZHN2017 linkage group LG3, ASM307304v1, whole genome shotgun sequence contains these coding sequences:
- the LOC112558838 gene encoding endothelin-converting enzyme homolog encodes QGVDHPRLGHRLQGLPVRKRDLLFGSILLVCFIIIIILAALLGEAKRDRGQIHEVSNGAQTGNGQDQGQGQGQEQCESLCLTPGCMKSAAYSLQLLNTTVSPCNDFQTYACGSFKKVHPLQPDRPDMSTKYMVYYQNQDKLERLLEQPASSTSTGSYERKLKDFFASCTEHFEKMRQQGQPFLQQVVSTSGGWWALESNTWNTSKWNFQTALQKVHVDFWTDAFFTFSITTDLVDWNKRVIEIDLSGLGLDYEYFLKPIYEEEVAGYKQFLRTVGSLLLRDSNLNLTEAERTFRLDTFVQDAFGVENKLAQIKGESDTTTNAHATQNRIMLKTLNDNSKGAVDWTGLFTYMFGASVTGNTYVVVLEQEYIQKVTDWIAGLPETNKTRMLNNYMIWRLAHRYVQDLSWDYMHANRELYFNLTGEKDFLGSWRYCFNKLNDDMSEALGALFVRDHFTEADRKMVEDIADSVKKALIESLDNSTHWMSPGTRLTAISKLEQSLIKLGYPDYMISEDKLNNIYANLDITGDYFSNLLSFNKFFKEDWTRRLTQPDNDRRAEWVYPVYSFVAEYFNPWKELIIPAGLMQFPIYDLNNPGFMNFGSMGTVVARQLVHAVDEIGSQYMLNGSHYGNWWSSETKANYASVKKCIIDAYVNETQGPYLLPGRGILMNFHININEYYPIALGESSSIKLALRCENERSSSNFCEFLHDRRTTDWISKQEKEKAKKMPGFSLTNEQMFFIGYAQTYCENRDPSLNLGRAIRGTVLENLRVNNALAQVEEFQQAFNCAPNSKMVAERRCQLY; translated from the exons CAAGGAGTCGATCATCCCCGGCTCGGACATCGTCTTCAAGGGCTACCGGTTCGCAAACGCGATCTGCTTTTCGGGTCTATTCTTCTCGtctgcttcatcatcatcattatcctcGCCGCGCTGCTGGGAGAAGCAAAGAGGGACCGCGGCCAAATCCACGAGGTGTCAAACGGGGCGCAAACGGGCAATGGTCAAGATcagggtcagggtcagggtcaggAACAATGCGAAAGCTTGTGCCTGACCCCGGGCTGCATGAAGTCTGCTGCTTACTCTTTGCAGCTGCTCAACACGACCGTCTCACCTTGCAATGATTTTCAGACCTACGCCTGTGGGTCGTTCAAAAAGGTCCATCCGCTGCAGCCGGACCGCCCGGACATGTCCACTAAGTACATGGTGTACTACCAGAACCAGGACAAGCTGGAGCGGCTGCTGGAACAGCCAGCTTCATCTACCAGCACCGGATCTTACGAGCGGAAGCTGAAAGACTTCTTCGCCTCCTGCACGGAGCACTTCGAGAAAATGCGGCAGCAAGGGCAACCATTCCTTCAGCAGGTGGTCAGCACCTCTGGCGGCTGGTGGGCGTTGGAGAGCAACACGTGGAACACCAGCAAGTGGAACTTTCAGACGGCCCTCCAGAAGGTGCACGTGGACTTCTGGACCGATGctttcttcaccttctccatCACCACGGACCTCGTGGACTGGAACAAGCGCGTGATCGAG ATCGATCTTTCTGGCCTGGGGCTGGATTACGAATACTTCCTGAAACCAATTTACGAAGAG GAGGTCGCTGGCTACAAGCAGTTCCTCCGCACCGTGGGCTCTCTCCTGCTGCGAGACTCCAACCTCAACCTCACGGAGGCGGAAAGGACATTCCGTTTGGATACCTTCGTGCAGGATGCCTTCGGGGTGGAGAATAAGCTAGCTCAG ataaaaggGGAATCAGACACCACCACAAACGCACACGCCACCCAGAATCGAATCATGCTAAAAACGCTAAACGACAATTCGAAAGGGGCG GTGGACTGGACGGGGCTGTTCACTTACATGTTTGGAGCCTCTGTCACTGGGAACACTTACGTCGTGGTGCTAGAGCAGGAGTACATCCAGAAGGTCACCGACTGGATCGCCGGGTTGCCTGAGACCAACAAGACCAG GATGCTCAACAACTATATGATATGGCGCTTGGCTCACCGCTACGTGCAGGACCTGTCGTGGGACTACATGCACGCCAACCGCGAGCTGTATTTTAATCTGACCGGCGAAAAAGACTTCCTGGGCTCCTGGCGCTACTGCTTCAACAAACTCAACGACGACATGAGCGAGGCACTGGGCGCCCTCTTCGTCAGAGACCACTTCACGGAGGCGGACCGGAAGATG GTCGAGGACATCGCAGACAGTGTGAAGAAGGCATTGATAGAGAGTCTGGATAATAGCACTCATTGGATGTCCCCAGGTACACGCTTGACAGCGATAAGTAAG CTTGAACAGTCCCTGATAAAGCTTGGCTATCCTGATTACATGATCAGCGAGGATAAGCTGAACAACATTTACGCCAAC CTGGACATTACTGGCGACTACTTCAGCAACCTCCTGAGCTTCAACAAGTTCTTCAAGGAGGACTGGACCCGGCGCCTGACCCAGCCGGACAATGATCGGCGTGCCGAGTGGGTGTACCCGGTGTACAGCTTTGTGGCCGAATACTTCAACCCCTGGAAAGAGCTGATCATCCCCGCGGGCTTGATGCAGTTCCCCATCTACGACCTCAATAACCCTGGCTTCATGAACTTCGGGTCCATGGGCACGGTCGTGGCACGACAGTTGGTTCACGCCGTTGACGAGATCG GAAGCCAGTATATGTTGAATGGGTCGCACTACGGCAACTGGTGGTCTTCCGAGACGAAGGCCAACTACGCTAGCGTCAAGAAATGCATCATCGACGCCTACGTCAACGAGACACAAGGCCCGTACCTCCTACCGGGCAGAGGAATCCTCATGAAC tttcacatcaacatcaacgAGTACTACCCGATCGCTCTCGGCGAATCAAGCAGCATCAAACTGGCACTGAGG TGTGAGAATGAACGCAGTTCTTCTAACTTTTGTGAATTTCTGCATGACAGGCGTACAACCGACTGGATCtctaagcaagaaaaagaaaaagctaagaAGATGCCGGGATTCAGTCTGACGAACGAACAGATGTTCTTCATCGGTTACGCACAG acttACTGCGAGAATCGGGACCCGAGTCTCAATCTAGGTCGCGCGATTCGTGGCACGGTCTTGGAGAATCTGAG AGTCAATAACGCTCTTGCCCAAGTGGAGGAGTTCCAACAAGCCTTTAACTGCGCACCCAACTCCAAGATGGTGGCTGAAAGACGTTGTCAGCTGTACTGA